TATGCTGTGCCCTCATCCACGACCCCGATTTCCTGCTGCTCGATGAGCCGACCACGGGCGTCGATCCGCTGTCACGCGCGCAGTTCTGGGACCTGATCGACCGCATCCGGGGCGACCGGCCGCATATGAGCGTGCTGGTCGCCACCGCCTATATGGAGGAGGCCGCGCGGTTCGACTGGCTGGTGGCGATGGATGCCGGGCAAATCCTCGCCATCGGCACGCCCACGGACTTCTATCGACGCACCGGCACGGACCAGCTGGAACAGGCGTTCATCGCTCTGCTGCCCGAGGAACGGCGGCGCGGTCACAAGCCGGTGACGATCCCGCCGCGCAGCGACGGGGGCGAGGCCGAGATCGCCATCGAGGCCAGTGGACTCACCATGCGCTTTGGCGATTTTACCGCTGTCGATCATGTCGATTTCCGGATCGAACGCGGCGAGATCTTCGGTTTCCTGGGGTCGAACGGCTGCGGCAAGTCGACGACGATGAAGATGCTGACCGGCCTGCTCAAGGCGAGCGAGGGCGAGGCCTGGCTGTTCGGGAGCAAGGTCGAGAATGACGACATGGCGACGCGCCAGCGGGTCGGTTACATGTCGCAGGCCTTCTCGCTCTATTCCGAACTCACCGTCAGGCAGAATCTCGAGCTGCATGCGCAGCTCTTCCACGTGCCCACCGCCCAGATCCCCGCGCGGATCGAAGAGATGGCCGAGCGGTTCGGCCTGGCCGATATCATGAACGCGCTGCCCGACGCCCTCCCGCTCGGACAGCGGCAGCGCCTCAGTCTGGCGGTGGCGATGATCCATAAGCCCGAGATGTTGATCCTCGACGAACCGACCTCAGGCGTGGATCCGATCGCGCGCGACCAGTTCTGGCAGATGATGATCGACCTGTCGCGGGGCGACAAGGTGACGATCTTCATATCCACGCATTTCATGAACGAGGCCGAGCGTTGCGACCGGATTTCGCTGATGCACGCCGGCAAGGTGCTCGTCAGCGACACGCCGGCGGCGATCGTCGCAAAGCGCGGCAGCAAGAATCTCGAGGACGCGTTCATCAGCCATCTGGAAGACGCGGCCGGCAGGGACGAAAGGGTAGGGACGCGAACGGCGGCGCCAGTGCCGGCCGCCGGGAGCATGGCTCAGTCCGGTTCGTCCTTTACCCGCACCTTCAGCCGCCGGCGCATGATGAGCTATTCCCGGCGCGAGGCGCTGGAGTTGCGCCGCGATCCGATCCGCGCCACGCTCGCCCTGTTGGGAAGCGTATTGCTCATGTTCATCATGGGCTATGGGATCAGCATGGACGTGGAGGATCTGCCCTTTGCGGTCCTCGACCGCGACGGCACGACCACCAGCCAGAACTATGCGCTCAACCTCGCCGGGTCGCGCTATTTCGTCGAACGTCCGCCGATCACCGACTATGCGCAGCTCGACCGGCGCATGCGCGACGGGGAGCTCAGCGTCGCGATCGAGCTCCCACCCAACTTCGCGCGCGATCTGAGACGCGGCACGCCGGTGCAGATCGGCGTGTGGATCGACGGCGCCATGCCGCAGCGTGCCGAGACCGTGCAGGGCTATATCCAGGCGATGCACGCCCAATGGCTGGGAGAAATGGCGACGCAGGAATTGGGGGCGAAGCCCTCGGGCGGTCTCATCAACATCGAGATGCGCTATCGCTACAATCCCGACGTCAAGAGCCTGGTCGCGATCGCTCCGGCGGTCATCCCGATCCTGCTGCTGCTGTTTCCGGCGATGCTGACGGCACTCAGCGTCGTGCGCGAGAAGGAGCTCGGCTCGATCATCAACTTCTATGTCACGCCGATCACGCGGATCGAGTTCCTGCTGGGCAAGCAGTTGCCCTATGTCGCGCTTGCCATGCTCAACTATGTCCTGCTGGTGCTCCTGGCGTTGCTCGTCTTTCGCGTGCCGATCACCGGCAACCTGCTGGCGATGACGGTGGCGGCCTTGTTCTACACTATGTCCGCGACCGCGATCGGGCTGCTCTTCTCGATCTTCATGCGCAGCCAGATCGCCGCGTTGTTCGCGACCGCGATCGGCACCATCCTCCCGGCGGTTCAATTTTCCGGGTTGATCAACCCGGTATCCTCGCTTGAGGGCGTCGGTGCATTTGTCGGCACGATCTTTCCGACCACCTATTTCGTCACCATCTGCCGGGGCGTCTTCTCGAAGGGGCTGGGCTTTGGCGATCTCGGCCAGCCGCTGCTGGCATTGGCCGTAGCTGTGCCGGTGCTGCTCGCGCTGTCCGTCGCGCTCCTCAAGAAGCAGGAGGCCTAGAATGCGGCACACGGCCAATATCCTCCGCCTCGGGATCAAGGAACTGCGCAGCCTGTGGCGCGATCCGATGATGCTGGTGCTGATCGCCTATGCCTTTTCGCTCGGCATCTACGTGGCGGCTTCCGCCATGCCAGAGACCTTGCACAAGGCGCCGATCGCGATCGTCGACGAGGACCAGTCGCCGCTGTCGAACCGGATCACCGGGGCCTTTTATCCCCCGCACTTCACCAAGCCTGCATTGATTCCTCTGGGCGAGGTCGATCCGGCCATGGATGCCGGACGCTACACCTTCGCGCTCGACCTGCCGCCCGATTTCCAGCGCGACGTGCTCGCCGGCCGCCAGCCGACCGTTCAGCTCAACATCGATGCCACGCGGATGAGCCAGGCCTTCACCGGCGGCGGCTACATCCAGCAGATCGTCCAGGGCGAGGTCTCGGAGTTCATGCGGGGTACGCGGGCGACAGCACCACCGCCCGTCGACCTGGCCCTGCGCGCCCGTTTCAACCCGACGCTGGCGCAGAGTTGGTTCGGGTCGGTAATGGAGATCATCAACAACGTCACCATGCTCTCGATCGTACTGACCGGCGCCGCGCTGATCCGGGAGCGCGAGCATGGCACGATCGAGCATCTGCTGGTGATGCCGGTCACGCCGTTCGAAATCATGGCGAGCAAGGTCTGGGCGATGGGGCTCGTCGTGCTTGTCGCCTGCGCCTTCGCGCTTCTTTTCGTGATCGAAGGGATATTGAAGGTTCCCATCGAGGGATCGATCCCGCTCTTTCTCCTCGGGGCTGGGCTTCACCTGTTCGCGACCACGTCGATGGGCATCTTCATGGGTACGATCGCGCGGTCCATGCCGCAGTTCGGGCTGCTGCTGATGCTCGTGCTACTGCCGCTCCAGATGCTCTCGGGCGGCACGACACCGCGCGAGAGCATGCCCGAGATCGTGCAGACCGTGATGCTCGCCGCGCCCACCACCCACTTCGTCAAGATGGCGCAATCGATCCTCTATCGCGGCGC
The window above is part of the Sphingomonas sanxanigenens DSM 19645 = NX02 genome. Proteins encoded here:
- a CDS encoding ABC transporter permease, with the translated sequence MRHTANILRLGIKELRSLWRDPMMLVLIAYAFSLGIYVAASAMPETLHKAPIAIVDEDQSPLSNRITGAFYPPHFTKPALIPLGEVDPAMDAGRYTFALDLPPDFQRDVLAGRQPTVQLNIDATRMSQAFTGGGYIQQIVQGEVSEFMRGTRATAPPPVDLALRARFNPTLAQSWFGSVMEIINNVTMLSIVLTGAALIREREHGTIEHLLVMPVTPFEIMASKVWAMGLVVLVACAFALLFVIEGILKVPIEGSIPLFLLGAGLHLFATTSMGIFMGTIARSMPQFGLLLMLVLLPLQMLSGGTTPRESMPEIVQTVMLAAPTTHFVKMAQSILYRGAGLDVVWPQFLAIIAIGAVFFLIALSRFRKTIGTMA
- the rbbA gene encoding ribosome-associated ATPase/putative transporter RbbA encodes the protein MITPGMPESAVPAMAARLSGVSLDYGKTRALDGIELEIPAGRMVALIGPDGVGKSTLFSLIAGARAIQQGNIEVLGGDMADRTHREAVCPRIAYMPQGLGKNLYPTLSVDENLEFFARLFGQDAQERERRITELTESTGLAPFRKRPAGKLSGGMKQKLGLCCALIHDPDFLLLDEPTTGVDPLSRAQFWDLIDRIRGDRPHMSVLVATAYMEEAARFDWLVAMDAGQILAIGTPTDFYRRTGTDQLEQAFIALLPEERRRGHKPVTIPPRSDGGEAEIAIEASGLTMRFGDFTAVDHVDFRIERGEIFGFLGSNGCGKSTTMKMLTGLLKASEGEAWLFGSKVENDDMATRQRVGYMSQAFSLYSELTVRQNLELHAQLFHVPTAQIPARIEEMAERFGLADIMNALPDALPLGQRQRLSLAVAMIHKPEMLILDEPTSGVDPIARDQFWQMMIDLSRGDKVTIFISTHFMNEAERCDRISLMHAGKVLVSDTPAAIVAKRGSKNLEDAFISHLEDAAGRDERVGTRTAAPVPAAGSMAQSGSSFTRTFSRRRMMSYSRREALELRRDPIRATLALLGSVLLMFIMGYGISMDVEDLPFAVLDRDGTTTSQNYALNLAGSRYFVERPPITDYAQLDRRMRDGELSVAIELPPNFARDLRRGTPVQIGVWIDGAMPQRAETVQGYIQAMHAQWLGEMATQELGAKPSGGLINIEMRYRYNPDVKSLVAIAPAVIPILLLLFPAMLTALSVVREKELGSIINFYVTPITRIEFLLGKQLPYVALAMLNYVLLVLLALLVFRVPITGNLLAMTVAALFYTMSATAIGLLFSIFMRSQIAALFATAIGTILPAVQFSGLINPVSSLEGVGAFVGTIFPTTYFVTICRGVFSKGLGFGDLGQPLLALAVAVPVLLALSVALLKKQEA